The sequence below is a genomic window from Frankiales bacterium.
CGCTCTATCGACGCCAGCTCGATCGTCTCGTGCTCCCCGACGTGGGTGGGATCGAACTCGGCCGGGTTCCCGTCGGCCGGATCCGGCGCGAGACCGTCGCCAAGTGGGAGGCGGCCGCGGCAACCACGGCCCACTCCCACGCGAAGGCGCATCTCGAGCGCGCCAACGGGGCTGCGGACTCGCGCCGCCGGGGGCACCCGGCGCGGTCCTGGGCGCAGCGGCAGGGCCTCGACGTCCCGCAGACTGGGCGCCTCCCGGCCGACGTGCTGGCCGCATGGCACGACGCCGGACGTCCAGAACAGCCGAGCCGGGCCGGCGTGGCGCGGTCCACAGGCGACAGGCAGTTCGAGCAAGCAAGGACCGCCCTGTCGGCCGTGTGCACGGCGGCAGTCGAGGAGGGCTACCTCGCTGAGCACCCCGTGCGGATGCGCCCTGGGACGAAGGGGCGAGCCAGGTCGAGGTCGGCGTCGGGCGGGGCGGCAAGAACGAGCATCGACGTCGTCTCAGTGGAGGTGGTGTTCGCGCTCGCCAATGCCATGCCCGACCCGTACCGGGTCGCTGCGATTGTCACCACGTTCGCAGGGCTTCGCGGGGGCGAGACGTTCGCCCTCGCGCACCGCCATCTGCGATACGCCGAGCCCGGACGCGTCTCGCACATCCGCGTCGAGCGATCGCTGCTCGAGCTACCCGGTGAACCCATCGCCTTCGGGCCCACCAAGACCGGGGCCGGCCAACGAGAAATCGCGATCCCGGGGAGCATCGGCGAGCTGCTCGCCGCCCACGCCGCTTCCGGCTCCGGGGACGACCCCGACAGCCTGCTCTTCCACACCCAGGACGGGGCACCCATCGGGCGCTCGCGCCGCTCGGCCATCATCGTGGCAGCACGCACCCGAGCCGGACTCCCAGCAATCACCTGGCACACACTGCGCCACACCGGACTCACGCTCGCAGCATCCGTGCCCGGAGTCACCGTCCGAAACCTCATGGACCGAGGCGGACACTCCACCGCCCGAGCCGCCCTGATCTACCAGCACACCGCCGCCGCAGCCGACACCCAACTAGCAGTAGGCCTGGGCAGGCTGATAGACGACCGGGCCACTGTCGGACTGCGGACGTCCTGAGAGCCGATGAGCCTGGTACACCCGTTCGCAGTTGTAGAGCGCCACGCGTCAACGTCGGCAGACGGTGGCGTCAACATTCGCCTCGCTGCAGCAGGTCAGAGATCTCGGCAGCGGGAATCGAACTCGTCGGAACTGTCGGGAATCGGAGGATCGGGAAGCGAAGTCGGTATCGGAGCCCCCCCACCTCTATCCGCCACACCGTGCTTAGTGCGCTGAAAACGGAAGCCCGTCCCCGCGTCCACCCGTCACTGTGGTTGACGTTGATGACCATGACCTGCGCGGTACGTCAGGCATTCAGCAACTCATGCGCGAGTTCCGTCAACCGCGTCTCGTCACCGAACGCGACGACTTCCGCGTTGATCTCCGACAGGACTTGAAGTGACTCCTCCCGGACATCCCGCTGCTCGCCGGTATCCGCGCCCGACATGAGTACTGCCAGCCGTATGTCTCCGGGGACCTGGGACAGGGAGCCGTCAGAGTTCAGCAGCCGAGCAGGCTCGCTGCCGCGTAACCTCTCGATTGCGTAGGCCCATGCCTTCACTTGGGTACCGACGTCTGCGACCCCACCCACCAAGAACGACCAGCCGTGCGTGAGCAGAACTGCATGACCATTTGCTACCGCGAAGTCAAGACGGCTGCTGACGCTGGCGCCCACCAGCAGCTCGGAACCTTCTCGCAAGATCCCCGGAGGGACCTCGGACAAAGCCTCCCTCTGAGCGGCCTTCAGAGTGTTCCTTGTGAGCCAGCCCTCTGACGCTTCACGCCGTCGCGGTTCCTCGAGACGGAAGCGAAATGCCCGATCAAGCGCCTCCTCCAACGAGTCAGCCATAACTGAGGTTGGCTGGCTGAACTGGACCAAGTTGTTGTAGTCAGCGGAAAGGGCGCTAAGCCACGTGGGACCGAGCGGCGACTCCATGCCAGATTCCAGGGCTTCATCGTTCGCCGCTACCTGCTCGGTGAGCTCCGCGACCACACCCAGGCATGCACCGAGCGCGTTGGCGCCGGCGAACCTGGCCACTCGGCGCTGGTCCTTCAAGAGACGCAGTCCCCACTCGCCGCTGGTCGGACTGCCGGCAATGACACCTAGGTTCATGCGCTCGCCAGTTGAGGGGTTGGGGTAGCAACTGATCACCGAGTACTGATGTGGCCTCATGTTGCGACCCTCCTCACGGCATCAGACCCCGAAGGCGCACAGCCACATTGGCTGCGCGCTCGAACAGAAACCATCCAAGAGTGCCCAACTGCTCGTCGCTCACGGGCCAATCCGATGGAACCAAGTTCAAGATTGGGGCGATCTCCGATTCTGCTATCGAACCTAGCCTGTCCGCTAGGCGTTCCAGCTCGGCGGTGTCCAGCCCAACTGGATCTCCACACGACATACCTGGCTGATCGACGCTCGCGACCATGGCCTGGACGTCGAGTTGACCCGTGTTGCACGCGTACAAGCCGTGATCGTGGCTGAAGATCGAGTTGTCAGCGCTGGTGTCGTACAGGTACTGCGGATCACTCCCACGCGCGAGATCAGCGAGGGCGAAGATCCCCGCGTGCCTCCGCTTGTTGTCATCATCACCTCGATGATCCGGGACTGCCTTCTTCTCCACCACGGAGGAGAAGCTCACTGATGCGTGAGCAACTCCCGGCAGAACCGCACGACCGTTCCCAAGCTCCGGGAAGTCCATCCCCACGGGAATCCGCACTAGGTGGGGAGGCACGACCGCTACGCCGAGAAGCAGGCCCACTCGACCGACGACCTGCTCCAGCACCAACGACGCCCGCTGGCTGGGGTCCACTCCCTCCAGAGTCTTGATCCAATACTCCTGGTCGTCGTCGCACCCGACCTTGAACGCGCGGCTCATCGTGGGGGTCGGGCCTGCGATCACCGTGGTCGCGACTACAACTGGTGCGCCATCGGCGCGACTTACGTTGGCGATCCAATCCTCCCGGGTGAGCGGTGTCGCCCCGACGGCTGTAGCCCGGTCGACCTTAGATCCGCCCACCTCGCCAGTCGTCTCATGCGCGCTAGACGCCACGGTCTCACTCCTCTACGTTCCCAGGCTCCCGCCGGCCGCCGCTGATGTCCTAGTTCGAGAGCCAGAGCCAACTCACGTGGCGTCCTCCGTGCCGACGCTCTCGAACTCGAGGACGGGCAAGTCGGACATGATGCGGAGGCTTTCTAGGCTGATCGTAGTAACTCGAGCCAGGAGATCGAGGATGTAGCGCGGGTTACCGACCTCGCGTGACCACTCATTCGGGTCCTGGACGATGCCGAACGCCTTGTCCCTCTTGACTTGGTATCGCTCCATGACCCACGCGATCGCTGAACGTGAGCCCAACAGATAGTCCTGAGCCGTCAGAGGGATACCACTCACCGTGATGCGCGAGTTGTAGAGGATCACCGATCGGTCGATGTCCCTCCCCCGCTTGGGGTGACGCATCTTCTCGACGCGATACCAGTCGAAAGCAGCCGCCTCACCGACCGATGCTCCGGCTGACCCGCTCACCTCGAGAGGAAACGGTTCTGCCTGTTCGTAGTCTCCGTGAAGCTTGAGCAGCCGCTGGCCCGCGTTGACGAAGGCAACGAACTGATCCTTCGTGACCAGGGGGATGCGCGGCGCCACCTTCTTGAGGTCATCCGCGAACGTCTCCCGGTAACTCGGGGAGTGCAGAACGCCATACACATAGGCGAAGACCGCATCACCGTCAACCTGCGCTCCGTACAAGCTGCGGAAACGTGCCAGGCTGCTCTCGGCGATGTTGTCCAATCGGACGGCAGCGGCTATGCCGTCTTCGCTGAGATCGAAGCCGGCTTGAAGCCCGTCGCTGGGCGGCGCTGCCTCGTAGCGCCAACGAGGGAAGGCGGTTCCGGAGTTCATGAAGTGGAAGTTCGGAGGACGCCGCGTCATCAACACGCTAAACGGTTCGCTCGCACTGGTACCCATGACGACCATGGTTGGGTTTTCGCGTTCGCCCCCGGACATCGCGTCGGACCCAGCCCACCCGGGCCGTTCGATCAACTCCGGCGCAAGTAGGAGTCGCTGTGCGCAGAACGGTCGATAAGCCGCCGGGACCGTTGCTCGGGTGCCCGCGGGTATGGATGCACGGCGTTCGAGTCGCTTCAGAAGCCCAGCTGACCACGAGATTCGTGATGCGAAGCGTGCCGCGACCTCTTTGACTGCCTCCTCGATCGTGCGTCCGTCTCTGAGCGCTTCACCGACCTCGGCCACGGCCTCGTTAAACGCTTTCGTGGTCTCGCGTCCCAGTCGTTCAACCTCGCTAGAGCTGAACCCATAGACCCAAGCATCCCGGCTCGTAGAGATGCCCGGTCCGGAAGTCTTGAACACCCCTCTAGCACCTGCGGGGCCCTTCTCGGGCGCCAGCGACAGGAGCGACGCGTAGCTGGCCCCGCGCTGGTTGATCCAGTCTCCCGCAGCATTCGGCTCGATCTCGGCCCAGTCCATCTGCGAGATGTCCGAACGATCGACGATCGCAAGCTTCTGTTCCCGGCTCAGGTACTCACCGATGTCGAAATACCGAATGGTCGCTGGCCCGACGTGCTCGGGCCGCTTGACGAGCAACGTGATCGCGACTGAGCTTCTCGACCCGGAACCGAAGATCTTGCCACCTTCTCGCTTCGACATCTCGCCCACGGTGCGTTGGTTGCCGCGGAGGTTGAATACGTAGATGGAGGCGAACTCTCCCGCAAGCGACAAGCGCAGACCGTCAGTCGATCGGGCATCGAGGAAGCCGCCGTTGGTTACGAATCCGACGATCCCGGCAGACGCGATTCGATCTGAGGCCCAACGTATCCCGCGGATGTAGGAGTCGTACAAATTGCGCTTCAGGCCGGCTGACGATCGAGCGGCGTAAGTGCTCTCGATCGCCGCGTCAAGACTCTCGTACTTGAGGTTGGCGTTGTCGTCGTTCTGACTGGACTGACCGACTGACCACGGCGGATTGCCGACAATGACTCGTATGTCGAGGTCAAGTTGGCGCGCGGCACGCTCGTTGTTAGTCGGGAAGACCTGCGTGTCCAGCGTATCCCCCACCTCGGTCATCTGAAATGTGTCTGTGAGAACTATGCCCCCGAACGGCTCGTAGCTGGGTCCGGACTCATCTGGTTCTCCGAGCGCATGGTAAGTCGCTTCGATGTTGATGGCTGCGATGTAGTACGCGAGAAGCAGGATCTCGTTCGCGTGGATCTCTTTCGCGTACTTTCGGGCCACGTCGTGGGGCTGAATAATGCCGGACTCCAGCAGCCTGACGACGAATGTCCCGGTGCCCGTGAAAGGGTCCAACACGTGCACACCCGAGTCTGAGATCGACACGCCGAACTCAGACCTTAAGAGGTGCTCAACAGAGCGCAGGATGAAGTCGACCACTTCAACAGGCGTGTAGACAATTCCCAGGGAAGCTGCCGTACGCGGGAAGGCAATCTTGAAGAACTTCTCGTAGAGGTCGCTGATGATGCGCTGCTTGCCCTCAGCGTTGTCGATGCCCTCGGCTCGGATGCGCACAGACTGATAGAAGCGATCGAGGGTGTCGTTCTCGCGGTCCAGGTTGTGGGCGTCGAGGGCCTCGAGCATCGCCTGCATCACCTGGGAGACAGGGTTGTTCTCGGCGAAGGAGTGCCCCTCGAACAGGGCGTCGAAGACTGGCCGAGTAATGAGATGCTGCGCCAGCATATCGACGGCATCGTCCGGCGTAATCGACTCGTTGAGGTTTCCGCGCAGGCCCATCAGGAACTCATCGAACTTGGCCTGCACGCCCGTGGTCGGGTCGGCAAGGAGTGCGGCAATGCGCGTGCGATGGGCCTCTGCAATGGCGGCGATGTCCTGGGCCCAGTCCTCCCAATACCGACGGTCTCCAACCTTGGTGACGATCTTGGCGTAGATCGCGTCGCGCCACTCGTCGAGCCACTGGAGGTTGAGGACGCCCTGTACGGCTGTCGCGGTGGATGTCCCGTCGGAGTCGCCTGCTCCCCCTCCAACTCCGATGATCTGGATCCGGTCGTCGCGGGTTCGATTGAGCTCGATCTTGTTGACCATGGCGTTGAAGCGCTCGTCGTGGGCCCGAAGGGCCTGGAGAACCTCCCACACGACTTGGTACTTGGTGTTGTCCCTGAGGGCTTCCTCTGGTGTCATACCGGCGGGGATTCCGATCGGCAAGATGATGTAGCCATAGTGCTTCCCCGGGGCGCGGCGCATGACACGACCCACGGACTGAACGACGTCGACGACGGACTTGCGAGGGTTGAGGAACATGACAGAGTCGAGCGCCGGCACGTCGACACCCTCGGACAGGCATCGAGCATTGGACAGGATGCGGCAGGTCCCTGGCTCGGTCTCCGCCTTGAGCCAATCCAGGCGCTCGTTTCGGAGGAGGACGTTGTACGTGCCGTCTACATGCTCGACCTCGCACGCGAGCGGAGGCGCGTCAGCGACTTCCTCATCGCGCTCGTGGGCAGCGAGGTACTCCGCGGTCACCTCACGAAACATCTCAGCGAACTGCTTGGACTTGGCGATCGAACCGGCGAAGGCGACAGCGCGCGTCATCGGCGCGATGTCCTCGCCGAAGCCTGATTCCGCATGGCCGCGCTTGGCCAGCCCGTTCCAGCACCCGACGATCTTCGCGACGTCGTCGAGTCGGAGTTCGGAGTTCTCGTCTGCCAGTTGAATCTGAAAGGTCTTGGCGACCTCCTTCTCATCGACTGCAAGGACAAGGACTTTGTAGTCGGTAAGCAGCCCTCGGGTGACTGCCTCCCCGAATCCGAGGCGGTGGAGCTCGGGGCCGTAGAGGGTGTCGTCGTCCATCGAGGCAATGACCGCTTGTGCCTGGCCGGCCTTGGCCTTGGAGGTGTCGTCGTAGATACGCGGGGTGGCCGTCATGTAGAGACGTTTGGCCGCCTTGATGAAGTTGTTGTCGTGCACGCGTACGAAGGCGGACTCGTCCTCGCCGGCGAGGGTAGCCCCGGTGGTGCGGTGGGCCTCGTCGCAGATGATCAAGTCGAAGTCCTCGAGGCCACGAGCTTGGGCTGCCGCAACCACGCTGAGAGACTGGTAGGTGGAGAAGACGACCGTGAGCCTCCCCTCCCCGCCCTCGACGTTCGACAGGTGAGCGTGGAGTCTGTCCGGGTCTGTGGTGGAGGGCAGCGCGAGGTCGACGACCGAGATGTCCTCGTCTTCCTGCGCCCGAGTCCGCTTTCCGATCTTGGTGTCGGAGCAGACGGCGAACGGCCTCAGCTCGAGCTCAGCCTCCAGCGACCACTCGCGCAGGGACTGGGACAGCAACGAAATGGACGGGACCAGGAACAGCACCCTCCCTCCGACCCCGACGAGGTCCTCGGCGATCCGCAGCGATGTGAACGTCTTCCCCGTTCCGCAGGCCATGATGAGCTTCCCGCGGTCTGCTTCCCCCAGGCCAGCCCGGACATTCTCCAGCGCGACCTGCTGATGTGGGCGGAGCTGCTTGCGCTCCTTGAGCTCCATCACGTCGGGCGTGGACAGGTCGAACTGAGTCCAGTCGATCGAGGACTCGGCCAGGTCCATGAACCGCAGCCGCTGCACGGGTATCTGTTGGTTCTCGATGGCCGCTTCCGCGTTTCGGCCCCACCGATCGGTCGTGGTGACGATCAGTCGCTGCGCGAACGGGCGTTTCCCCGACTCGGACAGGAACGAGTCGATGTGCTCCTTGTAGATGGTCGAGGCAGGGTCAT
It includes:
- a CDS encoding tyrosine-type recombinase/integrase, with the protein product MSVARHTRHNERSEGVGGLMPQPRKPKPTRDTWGSITAMPGGGWRLRYPGPDGRRRSGGVFRTKAAAEEARAKLHTAVAGGVWRPSAPGDSPTLAVYADAWLARAARDALLSPRTVALYRRQLDRLVLPDVGGIELGRVPVGRIRRETVAKWEAAAATTAHSHAKAHLERANGAADSRRRGHPARSWAQRQGLDVPQTGRLPADVLAAWHDAGRPEQPSRAGVARSTGDRQFEQARTALSAVCTAAVEEGYLAEHPVRMRPGTKGRARSRSASGGAARTSIDVVSVEVVFALANAMPDPYRVAAIVTTFAGLRGGETFALAHRHLRYAEPGRVSHIRVERSLLELPGEPIAFGPTKTGAGQREIAIPGSIGELLAAHAASGSGDDPDSLLFHTQDGAPIGRSRRSAIIVAARTRAGLPAITWHTLRHTGLTLAASVPGVTVRNLMDRGGHSTARAALIYQHTAAAADTQLAVGLGRLIDDRATVGLRTS
- a CDS encoding DUF3037 domain-containing protein, which codes for MRPHQYSVISCYPNPSTGERMNLGVIAGSPTSGEWGLRLLKDQRRVARFAGANALGACLGVVAELTEQVAANDEALESGMESPLGPTWLSALSADYNNLVQFSQPTSVMADSLEEALDRAFRFRLEEPRRREASEGWLTRNTLKAAQREALSEVPPGILREGSELLVGASVSSRLDFAVANGHAVLLTHGWSFLVGGVADVGTQVKAWAYAIERLRGSEPARLLNSDGSLSQVPGDIRLAVLMSGADTGEQRDVREESLQVLSEINAEVVAFGDETRLTELAHELLNA
- a CDS encoding N-6 DNA methylase; translated protein: MLEFFRTDVQWSERFSDVWLWMEWPDRRGRPDTGVDLVAVERESGDSVAIQCKFYDPASTIYKEHIDSFLSESGKRPFAQRLIVTTTDRWGRNAEAAIENQQIPVQRLRFMDLAESSIDWTQFDLSTPDVMELKERKQLRPHQQVALENVRAGLGEADRGKLIMACGTGKTFTSLRIAEDLVGVGGRVLFLVPSISLLSQSLREWSLEAELELRPFAVCSDTKIGKRTRAQEDEDISVVDLALPSTTDPDRLHAHLSNVEGGEGRLTVVFSTYQSLSVVAAAQARGLEDFDLIICDEAHRTTGATLAGEDESAFVRVHDNNFIKAAKRLYMTATPRIYDDTSKAKAGQAQAVIASMDDDTLYGPELHRLGFGEAVTRGLLTDYKVLVLAVDEKEVAKTFQIQLADENSELRLDDVAKIVGCWNGLAKRGHAESGFGEDIAPMTRAVAFAGSIAKSKQFAEMFREVTAEYLAAHERDEEVADAPPLACEVEHVDGTYNVLLRNERLDWLKAETEPGTCRILSNARCLSEGVDVPALDSVMFLNPRKSVVDVVQSVGRVMRRAPGKHYGYIILPIGIPAGMTPEEALRDNTKYQVVWEVLQALRAHDERFNAMVNKIELNRTRDDRIQIIGVGGGAGDSDGTSTATAVQGVLNLQWLDEWRDAIYAKIVTKVGDRRYWEDWAQDIAAIAEAHRTRIAALLADPTTGVQAKFDEFLMGLRGNLNESITPDDAVDMLAQHLITRPVFDALFEGHSFAENNPVSQVMQAMLEALDAHNLDRENDTLDRFYQSVRIRAEGIDNAEGKQRIISDLYEKFFKIAFPRTAASLGIVYTPVEVVDFILRSVEHLLRSEFGVSISDSGVHVLDPFTGTGTFVVRLLESGIIQPHDVARKYAKEIHANEILLLAYYIAAINIEATYHALGEPDESGPSYEPFGGIVLTDTFQMTEVGDTLDTQVFPTNNERAARQLDLDIRVIVGNPPWSVGQSSQNDDNANLKYESLDAAIESTYAARSSAGLKRNLYDSYIRGIRWASDRIASAGIVGFVTNGGFLDARSTDGLRLSLAGEFASIYVFNLRGNQRTVGEMSKREGGKIFGSGSRSSVAITLLVKRPEHVGPATIRYFDIGEYLSREQKLAIVDRSDISQMDWAEIEPNAAGDWINQRGASYASLLSLAPEKGPAGARGVFKTSGPGISTSRDAWVYGFSSSEVERLGRETTKAFNEAVAEVGEALRDGRTIEEAVKEVAARFASRISWSAGLLKRLERRASIPAGTRATVPAAYRPFCAQRLLLAPELIERPGWAGSDAMSGGERENPTMVVMGTSASEPFSVLMTRRPPNFHFMNSGTAFPRWRYEAAPPSDGLQAGFDLSEDGIAAAVRLDNIAESSLARFRSLYGAQVDGDAVFAYVYGVLHSPSYRETFADDLKKVAPRIPLVTKDQFVAFVNAGQRLLKLHGDYEQAEPFPLEVSGSAGASVGEAAAFDWYRVEKMRHPKRGRDIDRSVILYNSRITVSGIPLTAQDYLLGSRSAIAWVMERYQVKRDKAFGIVQDPNEWSREVGNPRYILDLLARVTTISLESLRIMSDLPVLEFESVGTEDAT